The Streptomyces halobius genomic interval CAGACCGCTGATGGGGTGGCGTGCCCGCCCCGCGGGGCGTGAGCACTGGATCCATTAGGCCGCGCGCCGTGCCTTCCGCAGGCTACGACGCGCAACGAGAACACACTTGGGGAGGGTTTGTTGCTGCTGATCGGTGACGACTGGGCCGAAGACCACCACGACGTCGAGCTCCAGGACGAGGCCGGCCGCAAGCTGGCCACCGCGAACCTGCCCGAAGGAGTCGCCGGCATCGCCAGGCTCCACGAACTCATCGCCCGTCACGGCGGTGAGCTGGATCCTGGGGAGGTGGTCGTCGGGATCGAGACCGACCGGGGCTCGTGGGTCCAGGCCCTGGTTGCCTCCGGCTACCAGGTCTACGCGATCAATCCCCGGCAGGTGGCCCGGTTCAAGGAGCGGTACGCCTCCTCGGGGGCCAAGAGCGACAAGGGTGACGCGCACGCGCTCGCCGACATGGTCCGCATCGACCGCGACCAGCTGCGGCCGGTGGCCGGAGACAGCGGCCAGGCCCAGGCCGTCAAGGTCGTCGCCCGCGCCCACCAGACCCTGATCTGGGAACGAACCCGCACCTTCCAGCGGCTACGCAGCACGCTGCGCGAGTACTTTCCCGCCGCCCTGACCGCCTACGCCGACCTGACTCTGACCAGCTCCGACGCCATGGAACTGCTGATCAAGGCGCCCACGTCGGCCACGGCGGCGAAGCTGACCCGCACTCAGGTCACGGCCGTCCTGGCCCGGCATCGCCGACGCAACCGCGACGCGAAGGCGGCCACCATCCAGGCCGCGCTCCGCGAGCGACAGCTCGCCCTGCCCGGGCAGGTCACCGCAGCCTACGCGGCAGCCGTGACCGCTCACGCGCGGCTGATCATCGCGCTGAACGAGCAGATCACCGGGATGGAAGAGCAGGTGAAGGCGCATTTTCTCGCGCACCCGGACGCTGAGATCTACCTCTCGATGCCCGGCATCGGGGAGATCACCGGGGCCCGGGTGCTCGCCGAGTTCGGAGATGATCCCACCCGTTACGCCTCCGCGAAGGCACGCAAGAACTATGCCGGGACCAGCCCCGTCACCCGGGCCTCTGGCAAGAGCCGCACCGTCCAGGCCCGATACGTCCGCAACAACCGTCTCGCCGATGCCCTCCAGCGCCAGGCGTTCTGCGCCCTGCGGGCGTCCCCCGGCGCCCGCCGCTACTACGACAAACAACGCGCCCGTGACATCGACTACAACCCGGCCCTGCGACAGGTCGGCAACCGCCTCGTCGGCATCCTCCACGGCTGCCTCAAAACACGAACCCGCTACGACGAAGCGACCGCATGGTCGCACCACGCCCAACCCCATGCCGCTTGACCTTCAACGACATGGGGTGTCTGACACACCCACGCCGGTTCGTCCGGCACGTTCTCGATCCCCCTGCCGGACGGCGCGCTCCCGCGTGTCCCCATGGCGCCCACACGCCTGCCCACCACCCGAAAAGGACCAGAATGTACGAGAAGAAGACCGCGACGGTACTGGGAACCACCATGGCCTACCTGGACGTCGGCGAAGGCGACCCGATCGTGTTCCTGCACGGCAACCCGACCTCGTCCTATGTGTGGCGCAACATCATCCCGCACGTGGCCGGCCGGCGGCGGGCCATTGCTCCGGACCTCATCGGCATGGGCGACTCGGCCAAACTGCCGGGCACCGGCGATGCCCGGTACCGCTTCGTCGAGCACCGCCGTCACCTCGACGCTCTGCTCGACCAGCTCGGCGTGGCCGGCAACGTCGTCCTCGTGGTGCATGACTGGGGGTCCGCGCTGGGCTTCGACTGGGCCCGCCGGCACCCTGACGCGGTCGCCGGCATCGCGTACATGGAAGCCATCGTCCGGCCGTACACCTGGGCCGGCTTCGGTGAGAGCGGCGAGTACTTCCGCGCCTGGCGCTCGGCCGCCGGGGAGGAACTCGTTCTCGAGCAGAACGCCTTCGTCGAGGGCTTCCTGCCCGCCGGCGTTCTGCGCGCCCTGTCCGATGCCGAACTCGCCGAGTACCAGCGGCCCTTCCGCACTCCGGGCGAGGACCGCCGCCCCACGCTTACCTGGCCGCGCGAGGTGCCGATCGACGGAGAACCCGCCGATGTGCACGCCGTCGTCGAGGAGTACAGCGCGTTCCTGCCCGGTACGGACATTCCGAAGCTCTTCGTCAACGCCGAACCCGGCATGGCGCTCACCGGCGACGAACGGGAGTTCGCGCGCACGTTCAAGAACCAGACCGAGATCACCGTGTCCGGCCTGCACTCCGTCCAGGAAGACGCACCGGACGAGATCGGTGCCGCACTGTCCCGCTGGCTTGATGCTCTCGACGGGCGGATCGGCTGACCCGTGCCCTGCCCTGCCCTCCCGGGGTTGCCGGACATGGGAGTTCCTGGCAACCCGGGGCGGGCGTCTCGTCTCGTCAGCGGCGGCGGTAGGGGCCCGGGCGGAGTCGGGCGCCGGCCATCCGGACGGCTTCCGGTGACAGTTCGGAGTGGGCTTCGATGAATTCGGTGACGCGGTCGGGCGCGGTGCGGGACAGTTCGCGCAGCAGCCAGCCGGGGCCGGTGTGGGCGAAGCGGTCACCGCTGACCAGGTTCGCGGCGGCCGCGTCCAGCAGCAGGTCGGCGAAGCCCGGGAAGGGGTGCGGGCTACGCCCGGCCAGTTTGACGAAGGCGACCACGGAGGCGCGGCGCTGCCACAGGCCGGGCGCTCGGGACCAGGCGGCGACCGCTTCGGCACGGGGCCTCAGTTGCGCCTCGTCGGCGGTGAGGAAGGTGTGCACCGCCTTGGTGGCGTACCAGTCGCAGACGTTCCAGTCCGCGATCCAGCCCTCGGCGAGAGGGCGGGCGAGTGCATCGATATGGTCGTTGCGCAGCCGGTCGCCGAGGTGTTCGGTGATGAGCAGGATCGCGGCGATCTTGTCCTCGCTCATCGGCTGGGCGAACCACCGGTGGGCCAGACCGAGCAGGTCCGCGTCGGACCAGGTGGTGAGGTGCCGCGTCCGCCAGAGGGAGCGGACCGAGGCGCGGACCCCCGCCATCGGCACGCCACGGAACTGAGCGGTGCCTTTCAGATACCGCTCCCAGTGGTCCCGGGTGCTCTTGTCGGCCGCGGCGGTCAGCAGCGCGTCCAGCAGGGCGGTGACCTCGGTGGCCCCGGTCTCGTCCGTGGTGCTCATGCGGGCCCGACCAGGGTGGGGAGGGACTTCGACAGACGGGTCCACAGCAGCGGGGGTGCGTCGAAGGCCGGGTCGGACCGGTAGACCTCGGCCACCGCGACCGCAAGGTCCAGCTCCCTGGCGGCGGTCTCGACGGTGGTCGTCTCGATGGGCAGGGTGACCCCGGCATGGCGGGCCCAGCGGGGATTCACCGGATCGGTCAGGCCGAGGTCGACGCTCGCCCGGACGAGACGGTCACAGCGGCACGGGTTGGCGGCCCGGACCAGGCCACAGCGTTCGCGCATCAGTTGGCGCATCACCGAGCGCGCCCGGGAGAGCCGCTGCCGGAACGCGGCACGGCTGATCCCGCAGATCTCGGCGCCCTCGGCGTCGGTGAACCGCAGCAGGTCACCGAGCAGGTACGCGACCCGCTGCTCCCGGGACAGGCACAGCAGCATGCCGTACGTGCACGACAGCCGGACGTCCGCGCACAGCTCCTGGTACTCGGCATGACGGGCGGGCTCGAACGCCGGGTCGGTGGCGTGCCGGTCGAGGAACGCGGCGAAGGCCTCCGGGCTCGCGACCGACGCCTCGGCCCCGCGCCGCGCCGTGCGCATCAGCTGGCGTACCGCGACGGTGTACGCCCAGGTGGTGAACCGGGACCGGCCCTCGAACGAGCCCAGATGCGTCACCAGGCGGATCATCACCTCCTGGGCGGCGTCCTCGGCGTCGGCCGGGGTTCCGGAGAACCGCAGCGCCAGCCGGTACATCGGCTGCTGCATCGCCTTGCACAGCGTCTCCAGCGCGGCCGGGTCACCGTCCCGGGCGGCCAGCGCCACCCCGGTGAGCTCACCCATGTCCACGTCCGGGCCCAGGCCCGGGGAACGGGGCTCGTTTCTCTCCGCTCTCCCTGCTCTCCCCGCTCTCTCCGCCGAGTGCTCTTCGGGCCCCTGCCGGTTACCCACCCTGATCTCTCCTTCGTCCCGCGGGGGCCTGGACGCGACTCGCGTCCAGGCCCCCGCACCAGTCGTGGGTCAGTGGGAAGCCGACGCGGTGGCCGGCTCCCCGTGCAGCATCAGCACGGACTCGTGGTCGATGAGCCCGAACATCGGCGCACACTCCGTGGAGGTCTCCGCAGCGTGTGCGGCCGACTGGGCGTCCTTGAGGCTGCGCCACCAGACAACGTCGATCCACTTGTCGTCCTGCGGCGAGTATGACAAGTCCCGCGACACGAAACCGGGCTGCCTACCGGCCCACTCCGACACGGCGTCGACGGCGCCGAGCAGCTGCTCAGGGGTGACACCGGCCTTCAGTTTGAAGACCACCAGCTCCAGTACCTTGTTTGCCTGCTCATCCATCTTGATTTGCACCGTTCCGTCTCGTTCGATCACGGATCGTTCCGACCCGGGTGGCCCGGTCGGCCGCCTCACAGAGATGAGAGACAGGGGCGTATGCGACTGTGACAGAAAAGTTCGGAGCACTTTCGCAGCACCACGGAACAGACCGGCGAGCTCCCAGACCCCGTCCGCGGTGAGCCACCTGCTGAGGCCGATGCTGTCGAGCACCTGCGGGCCAAGGCCATCACGCTGATCTTCGACCCGACGGCCGGGACACTGACCGCCGATACTGCACGAGCAGAAAGGATCACTATCGGCTGACCGACGCCAACCTGCACGAAGACCGAGGTGCGGGCTTCGGCCAGGCGGTCGGCGAAGGTCTCGTAGAACGAGATCCCGTCGTCGATGTCGGAGACCTCGACGTGGCGCGGGAGAACGTCGGCGAGACGGGTGCCGAACGGCCCGAGAGGGGCGTCGGGCCGTCCGCCGGGCGCGATGAGCTCGGTGGCGGGGACCGAGCGGGCGCGCCGGTCGCGGATGAGTGCGGCGAGCTTTCCCATGGCCGTCTGTTCACCCGCGGCGAGGATGCGGCTGCGGCTTCCGACGGCGTACAGCCTGGTCTGTACGCGGGTGACGGCGACGTTGAAGAGCCGTACGCCGTTGCGGGCCCAGGCCGTCGCTTCGGACCTCCAGGGTGGCTTCCGCCTGTGCCGGGTACGGCGCGACGACGCCGGCTTCCTCGCCGTCCTCGCGGTGCAGGTCGATCAGCGCCCGGGCGAGCAGGGCACCGGCCGGCCACCATCCCTTGCGGCGGCGGGATCCGCGAACTCCGGAACGCGCACCGGCAGGGCGGTGCCGTCCTTGAACACATCGAGTACGGAGTGGCCCGCGTCGACGCCGCTCTCATCAGGCCCGGCCAGCCTGAGGCCGTCGCCCTGGAGCTGATCCGTCCCGACGTCGGAGCCGAGTACGTCGACGACGTACTCCCCGGGCTTTTTGCCCCGCACCGCTCGCCTCGGGTCCTGGCTCGCACCACACCCACCTGGCGAGGCACCTACTACGGCATACGGAGCAATCTCTCCACATCAAATGCCCTCTGCCGTGGCGCGCCGAGTCGCGAAACTTGAACACCGTTCATCGGACGGTGATCCTATGATTCGCTTACTGCACGCATTTACGTGGTCACAGCCTGCGCCCGCGGCAGAAAAGGGTCTGCGCAACACCACTTCCGTTTCGGTACCAGTAATGCGGAGCCAGTAATTCGGAGCAAGGAGGAACCGTTGCCCGTTGACGGATACGACGAAAGCATGGCATTGGTGGAACGGACCCGTCGGCACGGCGCCGGCGAGTTCCAACTCCTCGGGCGTACCTGGGAATTGCTGCCGGAGGTGTGGTTGCCGACCCTCTCCTATTCCACCGAGTTCTACACGACGCATCTGCCGTACCCACAGGACGGCTCGTTCCTTGAGGTCGGGTGTGGTGCCGGCGTGACGGCCGTTCATGCGGCCCTGTCCGGGTGCGCGACGGTGACGGCGACCGATGTCACCTCGCAGGCCGTGGACAACACCGCGCGCAACGCCCGGCGGCATGACGCGTCCGGCGTGACCACCGTGGTCAGTGACGTCTTCACCGGGCTCGACGACCATGACCAGTTCGACTGCGTCTTCTGGAACCTTCCGTACGTGGCGATCTCGACTGACTACCGCTACCCGGACGGGCTCACCCGGGCCGTGTTCGACGCCGGAATGGCCGGCTGTCGCGCCTACGTGGCCGGAGCCGCGCGGGTACTGGCCCCCGGCGGGCGACTCTTCCTCGGCCTCGGCGACATCGGGGACCGCGATGCCATGGAGGGAGCCGCCGCGGAACACGGCTGGCAGGTGCAGCTGGTCGCCGCCTCCCGGGGCGAGCCCGACGCCCATGTCGAACACCGGCTCTTCGAGCTCGTGAGGGCGTAACGGCAGAGCCGGTACCGAGCATCGCCGCCTGGCGCCGTAAGACCGGGTTCACCGCAGGGGTTCAAGCCTTCATACGGGCCTGAATGGCCGAGGCGAGTTCGATGATGCCGGTGGCTTTCAGTG includes:
- a CDS encoding haloalkane dehalogenase; this translates as MYEKKTATVLGTTMAYLDVGEGDPIVFLHGNPTSSYVWRNIIPHVAGRRRAIAPDLIGMGDSAKLPGTGDARYRFVEHRRHLDALLDQLGVAGNVVLVVHDWGSALGFDWARRHPDAVAGIAYMEAIVRPYTWAGFGESGEYFRAWRSAAGEELVLEQNAFVEGFLPAGVLRALSDAELAEYQRPFRTPGEDRRPTLTWPREVPIDGEPADVHAVVEEYSAFLPGTDIPKLFVNAEPGMALTGDEREFARTFKNQTEITVSGLHSVQEDAPDEIGAALSRWLDALDGRIG
- a CDS encoding IS110 family RNA-guided transposase, with product MLLIGDDWAEDHHDVELQDEAGRKLATANLPEGVAGIARLHELIARHGGELDPGEVVVGIETDRGSWVQALVASGYQVYAINPRQVARFKERYASSGAKSDKGDAHALADMVRIDRDQLRPVAGDSGQAQAVKVVARAHQTLIWERTRTFQRLRSTLREYFPAALTAYADLTLTSSDAMELLIKAPTSATAAKLTRTQVTAVLARHRRRNRDAKAATIQAALRERQLALPGQVTAAYAAAVTAHARLIIALNEQITGMEEQVKAHFLAHPDAEIYLSMPGIGEITGARVLAEFGDDPTRYASAKARKNYAGTSPVTRASGKSRTVQARYVRNNRLADALQRQAFCALRASPGARRYYDKQRARDIDYNPALRQVGNRLVGILHGCLKTRTRYDEATAWSHHAQPHAA
- a CDS encoding RNA polymerase sigma factor, with translation MGELTGVALAARDGDPAALETLCKAMQQPMYRLALRFSGTPADAEDAAQEVMIRLVTHLGSFEGRSRFTTWAYTVAVRQLMRTARRGAEASVASPEAFAAFLDRHATDPAFEPARHAEYQELCADVRLSCTYGMLLCLSREQRVAYLLGDLLRFTDAEGAEICGISRAAFRQRLSRARSVMRQLMRERCGLVRAANPCRCDRLVRASVDLGLTDPVNPRWARHAGVTLPIETTTVETAARELDLAVAVAEVYRSDPAFDAPPLLWTRLSKSLPTLVGPA
- a CDS encoding methyltransferase, with translation MALVERTRRHGAGEFQLLGRTWELLPEVWLPTLSYSTEFYTTHLPYPQDGSFLEVGCGAGVTAVHAALSGCATVTATDVTSQAVDNTARNARRHDASGVTTVVSDVFTGLDDHDQFDCVFWNLPYVAISTDYRYPDGLTRAVFDAGMAGCRAYVAGAARVLAPGGRLFLGLGDIGDRDAMEGAAAEHGWQVQLVAASRGEPDAHVEHRLFELVRA
- a CDS encoding DNA alkylation repair protein, whose amino-acid sequence is MSTTDETGATEVTALLDALLTAAADKSTRDHWERYLKGTAQFRGVPMAGVRASVRSLWRTRHLTTWSDADLLGLAHRWFAQPMSEDKIAAILLITEHLGDRLRNDHIDALARPLAEGWIADWNVCDWYATKAVHTFLTADEAQLRPRAEAVAAWSRAPGLWQRRASVVAFVKLAGRSPHPFPGFADLLLDAAAANLVSGDRFAHTGPGWLLRELSRTAPDRVTEFIEAHSELSPEAVRMAGARLRPGPYRRR